The following coding sequences lie in one Lysobacter capsici genomic window:
- a CDS encoding nicotinate phosphoribosyltransferase has product MQCLDNLLLNTDSYKASHWLQYPPGTDATFFYVESRGGVHDRTVFFGLQAILKEYLAKPITHADIDEARDLFAAHGEPFNETGWRYIVDRHGGLMPIRIRAVPEGTVVPTHQALVTIESTDPDAYWVPSYLETLLLRLWYPVTVATISWHAKQTIRQFLERTSDDPEGQLPFKLHDFGARGVSSTESAAFGGAAHLVNFLGTDTVSGLLLAKRYYHEPMAGFSIPAAEHSTITSWGREHEVDAYRNMLTQFGKPGAIVAVVSDSYDIFHAIREHWGKTLREEVIASGATLVVRPDSGDPVDVVHQCVTLLDEAFGHTVNSKGFKVLNHVRVIQGDGINPTSIRAILERITSYGYATDNLAFGMGGALLQRLDRDTQKFALKCSAARVNGEWIDVYKDPVTDKGKSSKRGRMTLLRHREYGHFKTVPVPPEAASLEEAVKPLGFDDAMVTVWEDGKLVNDWTFAQVRELANATRL; this is encoded by the coding sequence ATGCAATGCCTCGACAACCTGCTGCTCAACACCGACAGCTACAAGGCCAGCCACTGGCTGCAATACCCGCCCGGTACCGATGCGACGTTCTTCTATGTCGAATCGCGCGGCGGCGTGCACGACCGCACCGTGTTCTTCGGCCTGCAGGCGATCCTCAAGGAATACCTGGCCAAGCCGATCACCCACGCCGACATCGATGAAGCGCGCGACCTGTTCGCGGCGCACGGCGAGCCGTTCAACGAAACCGGCTGGCGCTACATCGTCGACCGTCACGGCGGCCTGATGCCGATCCGCATTCGCGCCGTGCCCGAAGGCACGGTGGTGCCGACGCACCAGGCGCTGGTGACGATCGAATCGACCGATCCGGATGCGTACTGGGTGCCGTCGTATCTTGAAACCTTGCTGCTGCGGCTGTGGTATCCGGTGACGGTGGCGACGATCAGCTGGCACGCCAAGCAGACGATCCGCCAGTTCCTGGAACGCACCAGCGACGACCCCGAAGGCCAGCTGCCGTTCAAGCTGCACGACTTCGGCGCGCGCGGCGTGTCCAGCACCGAATCGGCGGCGTTCGGCGGCGCCGCGCATCTGGTCAATTTCCTCGGCACCGACACCGTTTCGGGCCTGCTGCTGGCCAAGCGCTACTATCACGAGCCGATGGCCGGTTTCTCGATTCCGGCCGCCGAGCACAGCACCATCACCAGTTGGGGCCGCGAGCACGAGGTCGATGCCTACCGCAATATGCTGACCCAGTTCGGCAAGCCCGGCGCGATCGTCGCGGTGGTGTCCGACAGCTACGACATCTTCCATGCCATCCGCGAGCATTGGGGCAAGACCTTGCGCGAGGAAGTGATCGCCTCGGGCGCGACCTTGGTGGTGCGTCCGGACTCCGGCGATCCGGTCGACGTCGTGCATCAGTGCGTGACCCTGCTCGACGAAGCCTTCGGCCACACCGTCAACAGCAAGGGCTTCAAGGTGTTGAACCACGTGCGCGTGATCCAGGGCGACGGCATCAACCCGACCAGTATCCGCGCGATCCTCGAACGCATCACCAGCTACGGCTACGCCACCGACAACCTCGCCTTCGGCATGGGCGGCGCGTTGCTGCAGCGGCTGGATCGCGATACCCAGAAGTTCGCGCTCAAGTGTTCGGCGGCGCGGGTCAACGGCGAGTGGATCGACGTGTACAAGGACCCGGTCACCGACAAGGGCAAGTCGAGCAAGCGCGGCCGCATGACCTTGCTGCGCCATCGCGAATACGGCCATTTCAAGACCGTGCCGGTGCCGCCGGAAGCGGCGTCGCTGGAAGAAGCGGTCAAGCCGCTGGGCTTCGACGATGCGATGGTGACGGTGTGGGAGGACGGCAAGCTGGTCAACGACTGGACGTTCGCGCAGGTGCGCGAGTTGGCTAACGCTACCCGGCTTTGA